A window from Musa acuminata AAA Group cultivar baxijiao chromosome BXJ3-10, Cavendish_Baxijiao_AAA, whole genome shotgun sequence encodes these proteins:
- the LOC135650856 gene encoding uncharacterized protein LOC135650856 isoform X3: MAVALRLSKPPSSFPTHPVAPSLLCYSQLFSSLQRRTASPLRCRCSKKKETSFMDQLLDYIEGGPKLRKWYGAPELLPKDGGLENEDESSEIDEARDAVLVTDGESEIGQMVILSLILKRARIKALVKDKRAAIDAFGTYVETMVGDLNDKTFLTNALRGVRAIICASNDGFFSDIGRTKGAQHIVLLSQLAFYRGSSGIQAVMNSKARKLAERDEETVIASGIPYTIIRAGLLQDSPGGKQGFSFSKVAF; encoded by the exons ATGGCGGTGGCTCTTCGTCTCTCCAAGCCACCATCTTCTTTCCCGACCCACCCTGTCGCTCCATCTCTACTGTGCTATTCGCAGCTGTTCTCCTCGCTGCAAAGGAGGACCGCTTCTCCGcttcgctgccgctgctccaAGAAGAAGGAGACCAGCTTCATGGACCAACTCCTCGACTACATAGAAG GTGGACCTAAGTTGAGGAAGTGGTATGGAGCACCTGAACTACTTCCAAAGGATGGTGGTCTTGAGAATGAGGATGAATCTTCAG AAATCGATGAAGCACGAGATGCTGTGCTGGTAACTGATGGTGAAAGTGAAATTGGTCAG ATGGTAATTCTATCATTGATTCTTAAACGTGCTCGGATAAAAGCACTAGTCAAGGATAAGCGAGCTGCTATTGATGCTTTTGGAACTTATGTTGAG ACAATGGTTGGAGATTTAAATGACAAGACCTTTCTGACAAATGCTCTGAGAGGTGTTCGAGCAATAATTTGTGCATCAAAT GATGGCTTCTTCTCTGACATAGGGCGAACAAAGGGTGCGCAGCACATTGTTCTTCTATCTCAG TTGGCATTTTATAGAGGCAGCAGCGGAATTCAAGCAGTTATGAATAGCAAGGCCAGAAAACTGGCAGAGAGAGATGAAGAAACCGTGATTGCGTCTGGCATCCCATACACAATAATTAGAGCTGGCTTACTGCAAGATAGTCCTGGTGGCAAGCAAGGATTCAGCTTTTCAAAG GTTGCTTTTTAG
- the LOC135650858 gene encoding protein ELF4-LIKE 3-like has product MMEGDSFSGLGNGTQVDGKVLQTFQKSFLQVQRILDQNRLLINEINQNHESKIPDNLSRNVGLIRELNNNIRRVVDLYADLSLSFTRSMEASSEGDSEGKPGNKRNRPG; this is encoded by the coding sequence ATGATGGAAGGCGATAGCTTCTCGGGGCTTGGCAATGGAACCCAAGTGGACGGCAAAGTCCTCCAGACCTTCCAGAAGAGCTTTCTTCAGGTCCAGCGTATCTTGGATCAGAACAGGCTGTTGATCAACGAGATCAATCAGAACCATGAGTCGAAGATCCCCGACAACCTCAGCCGCAACGTCGGCCTGATCAGAGAGCTCAACAACAACATCCGGCGCGTCGTCGACCTCTACGCTGACCTGTCACTCTCCTTCACCCGGTCCATGGAAGCCTCGTCGGAGGGCGACTCCGAGGGGAAGCCCGGCAACAAGAGGAACCGGCCCGGCTAG
- the LOC135650856 gene encoding uncharacterized protein LOC135650856 isoform X2, whose translation MAVALRLSKPPSSFPTHPVAPSLLCYSQLFSSLQRRTASPLRCRCSKKKETSFMDQLLDYIEGGPKLRKWYGAPELLPKDGGLENEDESSEIDEARDAVLVTDGESEIGQMVILSLILKRARIKALVKDKRAAIDAFGTYVETMVGDLNDKTFLTNALRGVRAIICASNDGFFSDIGRTKGAQHIVLLSQLAFYRGSSGIQAVMNSKARKLAERDEETVIASGIPYTIIRAGLLQDSPGGKQGFSFSKKHIVLYFCVRVLQQREDSAKRMQQPFVWRHLIHCQRKD comes from the exons ATGGCGGTGGCTCTTCGTCTCTCCAAGCCACCATCTTCTTTCCCGACCCACCCTGTCGCTCCATCTCTACTGTGCTATTCGCAGCTGTTCTCCTCGCTGCAAAGGAGGACCGCTTCTCCGcttcgctgccgctgctccaAGAAGAAGGAGACCAGCTTCATGGACCAACTCCTCGACTACATAGAAG GTGGACCTAAGTTGAGGAAGTGGTATGGAGCACCTGAACTACTTCCAAAGGATGGTGGTCTTGAGAATGAGGATGAATCTTCAG AAATCGATGAAGCACGAGATGCTGTGCTGGTAACTGATGGTGAAAGTGAAATTGGTCAG ATGGTAATTCTATCATTGATTCTTAAACGTGCTCGGATAAAAGCACTAGTCAAGGATAAGCGAGCTGCTATTGATGCTTTTGGAACTTATGTTGAG ACAATGGTTGGAGATTTAAATGACAAGACCTTTCTGACAAATGCTCTGAGAGGTGTTCGAGCAATAATTTGTGCATCAAAT GATGGCTTCTTCTCTGACATAGGGCGAACAAAGGGTGCGCAGCACATTGTTCTTCTATCTCAG TTGGCATTTTATAGAGGCAGCAGCGGAATTCAAGCAGTTATGAATAGCAAGGCCAGAAAACTGGCAGAGAGAGATGAAGAAACCGTGATTGCGTCTGGCATCCCATACACAATAATTAGAGCTGGCTTACTGCAAGATAGTCCTGGTGGCAAGCAAGGATTCAGCTTTTCAAAG AAGCATATTGTTTTGTATTTTTGTGTTAGGGTGCTGCAGCAAAGGGAAGACTCAGCAAAGAGGATGCAGCAGCCGTTTGTGTGGAGGCACTTGATTCACTGCCAGAGGAAGGACTAA
- the LOC135650857 gene encoding stress-response A/B barrel domain-containing protein UP3-like: MAAAATIEHVVLFKVRDSTDPSKVDAMVSNLRSLASLDVVAHLAAGPVLPRPHRSATGFTHLLHSRYRSKADLAAYSTHPSHVAVVAENVLPVCEDIMAMDWVADLDSPTAAPPGSAMRLTLAKPKEGATAELTATLAQVKLSAPAAVTQVTYGENFSPARAKGYGVGLLAVFRDLEELEAMDAGEKDLVESVKEKVRPLLESFIVVDFEVPPPPAATL; encoded by the coding sequence ATGGCCGCCGCCGCCACTATCGAGCACGTCGTCCTCTTCAAGGTCCGCGACTCCACTGACCCGTCCAAGGTCGACGCCATGGTCTCCAACCTGCGATCCCTCGCCTCCCTCGACGTCGTCGCGCACCTCGCCGCCGGCCCCGTGCTCCCGCGCCCCCACCGATCCGCCACCGGGTTCACGCACCTCCTCCACAGTCGCTACCGCTCCAAGGCCGACCTCGCTGCCTACTCTACCCACCCATCCCATGTGGCCGTCGTCGCGGAGAACGTCCTCCCCGTCTGCGAGGATATCATGGCCATGGACTGGGTCGCCGACCTTGACAGCCCGACGGCGGCGCCCCCTGGGTCGGCGATGCGGCTGACCCTCGCGAAGCCGAAAGAGGGGGCCACGGCGGAGCTAACGGCGACGCTGGCGCAGGTTAAGTTGTCGGCGCCGGCGGCGGTGACGCAGGTGACCTACGGAGAGAATTTCTCACCGGCTCGGGCGAAGGGATACGGTGTGGGACTTCTGGCGGTGTTTCGCGACCTGGAGGAGCTTGAGGCGATGGATGCGGGAGAGAAGGACTTGGTGGAGTCGGTGAAGGAGAAGGTGCGGCCGCTTCTGGAGAGCTTCATTGTTGTTGATTTCGAGGTGCCACCACCGCCTGCTGCTACCCTTTGA
- the LOC135650856 gene encoding uncharacterized protein At2g37660, chloroplastic-like isoform X1, with the protein MAVALRLSKPPSSFPTHPVAPSLLCYSQLFSSLQRRTASPLRCRCSKKKETSFMDQLLDYIEGGPKLRKWYGAPELLPKDGGLENEDESSEIDEARDAVLVTDGESEIGQMVILSLILKRARIKALVKDKRAAIDAFGTYVETMVGDLNDKTFLTNALRGVRAIICASNDGFFSDIGRTKGAQHIVLLSQLAFYRGSSGIQAVMNSKARKLAERDEETVIASGIPYTIIRAGLLQDSPGGKQGFSFSKGAAAKGRLSKEDAAAVCVEALDSLPEEGLIFEVVNGEEKVRDWKEKFAEFIGTAEE; encoded by the exons ATGGCGGTGGCTCTTCGTCTCTCCAAGCCACCATCTTCTTTCCCGACCCACCCTGTCGCTCCATCTCTACTGTGCTATTCGCAGCTGTTCTCCTCGCTGCAAAGGAGGACCGCTTCTCCGcttcgctgccgctgctccaAGAAGAAGGAGACCAGCTTCATGGACCAACTCCTCGACTACATAGAAG GTGGACCTAAGTTGAGGAAGTGGTATGGAGCACCTGAACTACTTCCAAAGGATGGTGGTCTTGAGAATGAGGATGAATCTTCAG AAATCGATGAAGCACGAGATGCTGTGCTGGTAACTGATGGTGAAAGTGAAATTGGTCAG ATGGTAATTCTATCATTGATTCTTAAACGTGCTCGGATAAAAGCACTAGTCAAGGATAAGCGAGCTGCTATTGATGCTTTTGGAACTTATGTTGAG ACAATGGTTGGAGATTTAAATGACAAGACCTTTCTGACAAATGCTCTGAGAGGTGTTCGAGCAATAATTTGTGCATCAAAT GATGGCTTCTTCTCTGACATAGGGCGAACAAAGGGTGCGCAGCACATTGTTCTTCTATCTCAG TTGGCATTTTATAGAGGCAGCAGCGGAATTCAAGCAGTTATGAATAGCAAGGCCAGAAAACTGGCAGAGAGAGATGAAGAAACCGTGATTGCGTCTGGCATCCCATACACAATAATTAGAGCTGGCTTACTGCAAGATAGTCCTGGTGGCAAGCAAGGATTCAGCTTTTCAAAG GGTGCTGCAGCAAAGGGAAGACTCAGCAAAGAGGATGCAGCAGCCGTTTGTGTGGAGGCACTTGATTCACTGCCAGAGGAAGGACTAATTTTCGAG GTGGTAAACGGCGAGGAAAAGGTACGAGATTGGAAGGAAAAGTTCGCTGAGTTTATTGGGACTGCTGAAGAGTGA